Proteins encoded within one genomic window of Aquamicrobium lusatiense:
- a CDS encoding MFS transporter — MIDDEHDTHRSSTLAPFRHGIFRAVWTASLASNFGGLIQSVGAAWLMTSITTSSDMVALVQASTALPIMLFSLACGAIADSFDRRKVMLVAQSFMLIVSVLLTIFAYKGLITPWLLLSFTFLIGCGTALNNPSWQASVGDMVPREDLPAAVALNSMGFNLTRSVGPAIGGIIVAAAGAAAAFAVNAASYIALLTVLARWKPNLPASKLPRETLGAAMGAGIRYVAMSPNIGKVLLRSSTFGFTSGSILALLPLVARDLVQGGPLTFGIMLGAFGLGAVGGALISGRLRQMLSSEVMVRCAFVGFAICALTAALSSYAWLTASGLLIGGACWVLALSHFNVTVQMSTPRWVVGRALSIYQMATFGGIALGSWIWGVVAETHGVEAALIASSLTMLAGGAIGFAVPLPQLTTMNLDPLNRWTEPLLSLDLKPRSGPIAIMIEYVIQEKDLPEFIELMAERGRIRRRDGARNWTLARDLENPDIWMESYHTPTWLEYVRHNTRATFADAAISERIRALHSGTERPRVRRLIERQTSAQQAIVTPKGPIDLH, encoded by the coding sequence GTGATCGACGACGAACACGACACCCACCGAAGCTCCACTCTCGCCCCTTTCAGGCACGGAATATTCCGTGCGGTATGGACAGCAAGCCTCGCCTCCAATTTCGGCGGCCTGATCCAGAGCGTGGGCGCGGCGTGGCTGATGACCTCGATCACCACCTCGTCGGATATGGTGGCCCTTGTTCAGGCTTCCACGGCGCTGCCGATCATGCTGTTTTCGCTGGCCTGCGGTGCGATCGCCGACAGCTTCGACCGGCGCAAGGTGATGCTGGTGGCGCAGAGCTTCATGCTCATCGTCTCCGTTCTGCTTACCATCTTCGCCTATAAGGGCCTCATCACGCCGTGGCTGTTGTTGTCCTTCACCTTCCTGATCGGTTGCGGTACCGCGCTGAACAACCCTTCATGGCAGGCTTCGGTGGGCGATATGGTGCCGCGCGAAGACCTGCCGGCAGCGGTGGCCCTGAACTCCATGGGCTTCAACCTCACCCGCTCGGTCGGCCCTGCCATCGGCGGCATCATCGTCGCCGCGGCCGGTGCCGCGGCAGCCTTCGCCGTCAATGCCGCCAGCTACATCGCCCTTCTGACCGTCCTTGCCCGCTGGAAGCCGAACCTGCCCGCCTCGAAGCTGCCGCGCGAGACGCTGGGGGCCGCGATGGGAGCGGGCATCCGCTATGTCGCCATGTCGCCCAATATCGGCAAGGTGCTGCTGCGCTCCTCCACCTTCGGCTTTACCAGCGGTTCCATTCTCGCCCTCCTGCCGCTGGTCGCGCGCGATCTGGTGCAGGGAGGGCCGCTTACCTTCGGAATCATGCTGGGCGCATTCGGGCTTGGCGCCGTCGGCGGCGCGCTGATCAGCGGTCGCCTGCGCCAGATGCTGTCGAGCGAGGTGATGGTGCGTTGCGCTTTCGTCGGCTTCGCCATCTGCGCGCTCACCGCAGCACTCAGTTCCTATGCCTGGCTGACGGCCTCCGGCCTGCTGATCGGCGGTGCCTGCTGGGTGCTGGCTCTGTCGCATTTCAACGTGACGGTGCAGATGTCGACCCCGCGCTGGGTGGTCGGTCGCGCCCTCTCCATCTACCAGATGGCCACTTTCGGCGGCATCGCGCTGGGAAGCTGGATCTGGGGCGTCGTCGCCGAAACGCATGGCGTGGAGGCAGCCCTGATTGCGTCATCGCTGACCATGCTTGCCGGCGGTGCCATCGGCTTTGCCGTGCCGCTGCCGCAGCTGACCACCATGAACCTCGACCCGCTCAACCGCTGGACCGAACCGCTGCTGTCGCTCGACCTGAAGCCGCGCAGCGGCCCCATCGCCATCATGATCGAATATGTCATTCAGGAGAAGGACCTGCCGGAGTTCATCGAGCTGATGGCCGAGCGCGGGCGCATCCGCCGCCGCGACGGCGCGCGCAACTGGACGCTGGCGCGCGATCTCGAAAATCCCGACATCTGGATGGAAAGCTACCATACGCCGACATGGCTGGAATATGTGCGTCACAACACCCGCGCCACCTTCGCCGATGCCGCGATTTCGGAACGCATCCGCGCCCTGCACAGCGGCACGGAAAGACCCCGCGTGCGCCGCCTGATCGAGCGGCAGACCAGCGCCCAGCAGGCCATCGTCACGCCGAAGGGCCCGATCGACCTGCACTGA